The Pichia kudriavzevii chromosome 3, complete sequence nucleotide sequence GAGCCTCCCCCTTCCCCCTCCCCCACCATACACCTGCCCAATGCAGAGCACCCGGCACCCCCCACATTGAACCTTCTCAAAGCGGTAGTCTGACTCACGCGGACCTTTACCGGGCCAGGACATAATgaaaatttctcaaatgaGCAATAAAGAAACGTGACTAACAGAAGAAGCATATTGTTCATGACAAATTTCATTAAAAGGTTTAGGGAAGGTTCAGGTGTCTTTAAATTTTcactgatttttttcttccaatcttttgtctttgtctAGAACTTCTTTTCccacttttatttttcaaccaTAAAATCCAACATCATAGACCGACAATGTCTTCTACCCATAATCCTTATGCACCAAACCCAAGCGATTTTATCTCCAATGTGCCgagatttgaaatcattgattcGACTTTAAGAGAAGGTGAACAATTTGCAAATGCCTTCTTTACgcttgaaaacaaaatcagGATCGCTAAAGcacttgatgattttggaGTGGATTACATTGAGGTCACCTCTCCGGTTGCTTCGGATCAAGcaagagaagaagttgaaactCTTTGTAAATTAGGCTTAAAAAATTCTAAAATTCTAACTCACATTAGATGTCATATGCATGATGCCAAGGTTGCCGTTGAGACCGGTGTTGATGGTGTCAATGTCTTTATTGGTAcatccaatttcttgagACAACATTCGCATGGTAAGGATATGTCTTTTATAACCAAGGCTGCAATTGAAGTGATTGAATTTGTCAAGTCTAAAGGGCTAGAAATTAGGTTTTCTACAGAAGATTCTTTTAGATctgatattgttgatttgttgaatataTACACAACTGTCGATAAGATTGGTGTGAATAGAATCGGTATTGCCGATACTGTTGGTGGTGCCAACCCAAGACAGGTTTATGAGTTGATCAGAACTATCAAGTCTAGCGTTAAAGCCGAAATTGAAACTCACTTCCATAATGATACTGGTTGCGCAATTGCTAATGCGTACACTGCCCTTGAGGCAGGTGCTAAATATATCGACACTTGTGTCTTAGGTATTGGTGAGAGAAACGGTATTGTTCCACTCGGTGGGTTTATGGCTAGAATGGTTGTTTCTGCCCCAGATTATGTTAAATCCAAATACAAACTTACCAAGATTAGAGAACTGGAGAATCTAGTTGCAGATATTGTTTCCGTGAATATCCCTTTCAATAACCCAATCACCGGTTTCTGTGCATTCACTCACAAGGCGGGTATTCACGCAAAGGCCATCCTAGCAAATCCTTCAACTTACGAAATCCTAAATCCACAAGACTTTGGCTTGACTAGGTATATCCATTTTGCTAACAGATTGACCGGGTGGAATGCAATCAAGGCTAGAGTTGAACAGTTGAACCTGGATTTAACTGACGATCAGATCAAAACAGTCACTGCTCAAATCAAGCAAATGGGAGACATTAGACCTTTAGGTATCGAAGATGTTGATTCCATTATCAAGGAATTCCACGCGAAGGAAAATGATACAGTAGAAGTGCCTGGTGCAAAGAGACAAAGAACAGACTGAACAATCAGTGCTTGCTATCACTTTTCtacagttttttttttttcattcattCTCCATATTTATCGTTTACGTTGGGAAAAATATTCAGGGTCAGgtcatttccatttccattaGATCATACGTCAATTCACGATTTACTTCATTTCATTTATATCCTATCCTTTTATTTATAAGCTTTATTTCAACtttagttttcttttgtacATCAAATctgaagaacaaaatttGTTAAACGTAAAAGCGAACTTTTGGTGCTAGGGTGAAAAAGGGTTTCTCAGCGAGGTATCACGTGCAACAACATTTTTTTAGATAGCCCTAATTACCCAATTCAGAACTCACGcaacatttcaaaatttttcagtaaagcttcaaaaatttcagacCGCGAGCTAATATAAAAGACATCCAATCTCCGGATATCTTGTTGTATACTAATGGTGGTCTTTGATTACTTCCTCTAAGCAGTCCCATTCAATCGAGTTAAAATGCCAAGTATGTGTGCTTTATTGCAATGTTTTATTGAATTCCAGACATTGACACATGTGTTCTTGTCTGTATCTTGAGAGAATGCCACTCTTCTATTGCTTAAATAGATGAAGCATTATCTCATTCGGGTTGAAGTGCTTATTGCAATTCTTCGTTTCTGGTTCTTCAGATCACAAATCTGCAATTCATAATATGTTAAATACCCGACACTTTAACATATTAGCTAGTTAGACTGGTTTTGCAGTTATATTTGGTAGCCCTTAGGGGAAACCATTGATTTGTGATTTGTAAAACTTAGTACGTTGCTATTGTTGTATGCTTGTAAACCCGTAAGATATGTGCTGAGCTGTAAACTAACATTTATTTAATTATTATTCTTTTATAGGAGCTCCAAGAAACCACTCCAAGACCTACTCTGTCCCAAAGAGACCTTTTGAAACCGCTAGATTAGATGCTGAATTAAAGTTAGCTGGTGAATACGGTTTaaagaacaagagagaaatcTACAGAATTGGTTACCAATTATCCAAGTTAAGAAGAGCTGCAAGAGACTTATTAACCAGAGATGAAAAGGACCCAAAGAGATTATTCGAAGGTAACGCTTTAATTAGAAGATTAGTTAGAGTTGGTATCTTATCTGAAGACAAGATGAAGTTAGATTATGTTTTGTCTTTAaagattgaagatttcTTAGAAAGAAGATTACAAACCCAAGTTTTCAAGTTAGGTTTAGCAAAGTCTGTTCACCATGCTAGAGTTTTAATCACTCAAAGACACATTGCTGTTGGTAAGCAAATTGTCTCTATTCCATCTTTCATGGTCAGATTAGATTCCCAAAAGCACATTGATTTTGCTCCAACCTCTCCATACGGTGGTGGTAGACCAGGTAGAAACAAGAGAAAGTCTCAAGCTTCTGCTGCTTCTGGTGATGCAGAAGACGAAGAATAATTGTGTTGATTTGctaaattttcttttataaaaagACTTTAataattcaattttattctttacccttttttcaaaattaatATTTATATCCTGCTTTTCTAATGAGTAACAAAAACGTTTAGGTTCAATAGTTCTATACCAAATATGATAAGAAACTGCAGGATATGTAAATATATTGGTTAGCACAAGCTTGGGTAAACTAAGGTGAGCGATTTAACATTCGTGTTAAAAATTGTAGTAGGTTATATACAGGACTGATGAGATTTTAGAATTTGGAAAGTAAAAGTGTAAATATTTCCCAGGTGCCAAACATAATCATACTATTAGGAACTGTTCTCATCAAATGAGGAGTTAAGCCACCATACATTGATGCCaaaccttcttctttaataaCTAATCTGAAACATTGAATTAAGCCAGTGTATTTAGCCTTACCATTTTCAGTAAGAGGTGCTTGTCTTAATCTTGTACGTACCACCTCATGAGGGTATGTTAACAGTGAAGCAATAAGTTTAGCAAATCCCGCAGCACCTGATCTAGCAAACCAGTCAATCGAAACATCCAGATTTGTTCTTACATGTCCTTCCTTTTCTAGACGCTGACTTCTATAATTAATCATAGCTTTCATTTGTTCATATAAGACCCATTGGAGCGTTGATTCTGCACTACCCAAATAAGAAGCACTTAGTCCCTTATAAAGTGAAAAGAAACCTTCATTTTTCACAACCTTTCTGATACAGTCGATCGAACCTTTATACTGTTTCGTAGTTGCTCGGTCCAACTGTAACCTTGTTTTGATCAACCAGATTGGGTTTGTGGCGGTACTTGTGACAAACCCAGCAGTTATACCGGAGAGTAAGTGCAATAAAGAAGTTTCTTGTCCATTGAAATAGTACTCTCTTAGTAAGTCTTTTGAATATCCAtaagtgaagaaattgatggaCCTAGCAGGTATAACACCAACTAAGCTGGGCACCAAACCCTTAAATAATGCTCTTGGACCTTCTATTCTATAGATATTACCCAATATATTACAAGTTTCCTTAAAATGTGTTAAAACCGATGGCTTTATAGCCTTGGATTTATAGAGCTCTTGATAAACGGAACTTTGTAATCTAGTTTTCACTACATCAAAGGGACAAGTAAAAATAGCACCACACATACCACCCAATCCACCTGCAACAAAGTGAACCCAGGGCTTAACTGCTATCTCTTGTTTCACAGTCTTAACATTATAAGCTTCTCTTTGAGTCGATGACTTTTCATCTGACCCCAAATATGGCGAAGCTTTATCAATCTCATTTTCCAATGATATTATTTTATCTATCCCAGGCTTTTTACTCATACTTGTCTTCTATTACTCTCCGAACTCGAAAGCCATAAACATGTGCTCTTTAAGAGGATCTTTACTGTGAAATTTTCTGTCAAAGTAAAATTTTCATGAGATTTCGCTTTCGTTTTCACCCGAGAAACCAGGTTCCATTGGGTCGtagagaaacaaagattATCGCAAAAGTACTAGTTTAGCTTATAAAGACACATAGAAGAGATATTAATTAAATATTTGTTATAACTATTTAAAATTCTTTAAATGTAGGTTTCATAAGCAACTGGAGCTAAGGTGGTTGGGACACCAGTAACAACTCTAGAAGATCTTGGACCTGCTGGTTGTCTCTTTAATTGAACCTTTTCACCGGATTCCTTTGCTGCTGCTCTCTTTGCAGAGTTTTCCTTAACTCTGTTTAAGAATTCTTGTCTACATTTGGAGTGCTTAACGTGTTCAATCTTGATGTTAAGTCTCTTTTCAATGTATCTGTGACCAACAACCTTGTTGACAATGACACCGACAGCAGACTTGGTAACGTTGAAAACAATACCGGTCTTACCGTGGTAGAACTTGAATGGCATACCGTCGTGGATAGCACCGTTAACCTTGATGTCAACAATGTCACCAACCTTGTAGGTCTTTAAGTAAGTAGACATGTTTGGAGCACCATGCTTCTTGAAGTCACGACTGAATGCGTAACGAGTTCTAGATCTTAAACCATGACTATATTATGCAAATATCAATTTATTACATGTTAGTATTTATTACATGAGGTGCTATAGCTAGGCGTTTCACCTGTAAGAATTTTTAAACAACTATTTCGAAAACTTTGATTCATGACAAAGCACAAACTAAACAACATATCTTCTGCATGATGTTCTTATGggtagaaaaaaatgaagcCCATTATTTTAAGGTGTTCTATCAATACAATCAAATTGGCATTAACGTCCAGTTGATATCTTCTTCACTTAAAAGTTTCGTCTGTTGCTATTATTTTTGCAGATGGAACAAATACGCCTAGCTGGATTCCCTATGGTATTATCTGTAAACATACCTTTTACCCATCTTGAATTAGTATATACCCTGGTGAGTGAGTTGTGCTAAAGgttcaaatcaaaaagacttgaattgaaaattatcgatatattgaaatatcttcaatagGAAGTCCAGGGAGtgagagagagagagaatAGAGAATTCGCAAAGGGAAAATTGGTGGGACTGCTGTTCTCTTTCGAGGCGCGTGTAAAATAAGTAGAGCGAAAACGGCACAAAAAAGGGTTGAGCCAAACCCTTATAAAAGGCACGTGACTACCACGGAGTTTTCTGtttaaaaatattttgcTATTAtaattattattattattataattattattattgttgatattgttattggtattcaatttattatttttattaaGATTACACAGTTTTGGAGTCCAAACCTTGGTAGATAAAGCCAAGTATTTTATTTTCGTCCATTGGTTTGACATCCTCGATACTCTCTGGCAAAACGTCCTTTACATTGATGCCGGATTCCACTTCTTCCTTGGTGAGATATCCGCCAAAGAGGTAATGATCTATACTCTCGTTTGCATGGTCTATCAAATCCGAAACGAAATTATCAAATGCATGCAAAGATGGCTCTGCAATTGCTTCTGTAGATGTGGCTGTGTTTGGAGGCGAGTCTGATTGTCGCTGTGCATCGGCTATCCATGCTTCTACTTCAGGGGTTAATTTTTTACGTAGTAATGTAAATAATAGAGGGGAGAGTGTATTAAACTCTCTGTTTGGATAAACCACCGTTGTCTCTAAGATGGATTGGTGTTGGTTTATAGTTTTTGTCACCGAGGAGAGTTGCTGTAGTGCCACGTTGTACTGGTTTTGTAGCGTTGTAGGATCTACCTTTGGGTTTTGCAGGTGGTGTTCTAGTTTTGTAAGTGACTGCGTCAATTGCAAGAGACGTGGTCGGATTTGTTCGAGAGTATCGGCAGGTGTAGCAGAATGGTCAAGTGGCGGTAACGATGTCATTGTGGGTGtattgcttcttcttcttcttcttttgtttctgttcACAGACTTTTCTGCGATTCTTTGATGCTCTGATGTAGTGGCGTATACCTTGGTGAATTCCGTAATTTGAGCGGATGCATACTATAACGATTATGCCATCCGAAAGAGgaaattcttcaatttgtCAAGATTTCTCACGGTTTCTCACCTCCTTCTAAGATGGGAGGGCCATCATATAATTTCAAACCAACTTTTATTATGATAAAGCCGAAATACGATTCAGAAAGGCGTTTATTTCATAATATAGAATATAAATGGAGTAgtataaataaataaatatagaTATTTGACAATTGGGACAAAGTTAAAATATACTCAGTTCTTTGCGAATAATTTTTCCACGTCTGCAACAGCTTGAGCAAGAATCTTTTCTTGGAATTTAGGATCCTTCAATTCGGATTGGACCTTGGAGATGACGGTAGAGGacaattgttgttgttccaATTGTCTAACTTGGGCTTCGTATCTTGCCCAAGATTCAAGAACAGATTTTGCTTCAGCAGCAACATTGACTCTttgtttcaattcaaaGGATTCTGCTTCTAAAGCTGCGGTTTCCTTTGACATTTCGAAAAGTGCCTTAGTGGTGGAGACAACGTCCTTCAAGTTGGAGACTTGGTCGATTCTGTCTTTGACTGCAGTGACGTGACCCAATCTTGCCTCgttcaacaactttgtGACATGGGCAGTTCTGTCTCTAGCGAATTCGCCGTACATTGGGGCAACAACCTTTGCAACCAAACCCATAAAACCTAGAAAAGTTGCCAAGAGAATGGTTTCGTCATTGACGACATACAATTCAGAGGAAATTGCATAGACGGAAGCTGCAGCAGAAGTTGCAAGAATACCTGTCTTGGACAAGATGGAATTACCTGGAAGGGCGTCAATAATGGAGTTtgccttttcctttggCTCGACTGGAGTGGAGAAGGCTCTGGTAGCGAGTCTGATGTGGGAAGGTCTGACGGATCTGACGGATCTAGCAAGCATGGTTGTCTGGCTGTTTATACTCTCAACTAAACTGACAGTATAGTAACCTTGTATTGTTTCAGCGACTCTTCTATAACTAACACCTTCACCAATCTCAACTCTCTTGTACGCTAATAAAATTCGCGATTGGAGAAATCAGCCTTCTCAATCTGGAATaagaaaagaacaagagagaGACAGGGCCGCGTAACCATTGGGATATTTTtaaagagagagagaagaaTGTCAAGGTTTTTCCCaattttctccatttttccTCCATGTTCATCCCCCACCAATCAGTGTGGACAGACAACAGTACACCAGCTACAGAGGGGAAAAACGCGGATACCTTGTTTTCCCCCCCCCTAAGAGGGTGTGTTCCCCCCTAAGAGGGTGTGTTCCCCCCTAAGAGGGAGTATTTCCCCCACCCCGGTTTTCTTTCTGCGGCTCCATATCGAAACGAGCCGCCAGGGCAAATTCTGCATCGGGTAACTTTGCCGTTTGTTTCTCCAGTTTCGGCTCGGATAATAGCCGAGCCGTACGCGACAAGGGAGACAGAGGAGGCTCAGAAGTTTACAAGTTTATAAGTTTATAAGTATAAAAGTATACAAGTATACCATTGCACAAGTTTGGAAGCATAAAGGATTAGAGAATCGATCGTTCTGTTTTAGTTTAAGGTTATCCAAGCCATACAGACTATACAGATCATACCCAGTCACACTTTGAGACCTTTCATTTGTCCACTGCCGTCTCTTTCCATTTCCTCCAATCGAAGTGCACTTCGGACCCGACTCACAACTTCGTGGCCCCCACTCTCACTAATATGGCCGCCAATGACACATTCGTCCAATGCAGCATACGCCAATGCAGAGTTGAACACAATGTCCAGCTCGCAGACGTTCCCATAGAGAGCGTCGAGCGACTCAACATACCGTTGCATGAAATCTAGTATGCTCAACTCGTTTTCGTCGGCGTCAACTCCAGCAACAAAATAGAGTGAGGCATATCGTCTGTACACAACTTTACCGTCTCCGTGTTCAATGACATTGCACATTTTCGATTTACGTAGTGGAACAACGGCACCGATTTCTCGTATTGTGCGTTGTCTCACTTGTTCCGGGACTTGCAGATACCATTTGACAAGCCTCACCTTGCCCTGTTTCGATAGCAGTAAGATGTATTTGATCATGTTGAGCCTGTAAGTGATGGCGGTATCTCTCTCTCGCTCTCTctttgtgtgtgtgtgtgtgtgaGTGTGTGTATGCTGGTAGTACAAACAGGCCACACGTTTGAATGTGACACGAGTCTCTGTGAAGTTCTACAATCTCACCAcgaatttttttttaaaagcTCACATATTTATGAAACAGCTTATGATTACAggaaaatttaaatttatGCAACTGAAAGTTAATTAGAAAATCATTACTTGTATTGTGCTACcatttctcttttcaaagGAAACAGTGCTTGAATTGCATGCGGAGAATGGACGGTAAGGCCAAGAAGCTACAACGACTCAAGTCGCAGCTCTATATCAGTGACAACTCTGACTTGGAAGATCTGGAGACATTAGAAGTGGATCAGGGGCGGCATACACGGAAGCGAGAGCGTATAGACTACAACGAAAACAAGAGGGTGAGGAGAGAGGAGAGAAAGAGCCCCTCCCATCATGAAGACCAATTTAGGGAGAAGGTGAGAAGTGGGAGAGAGAAGGATCGAGAGCGGACAAGAGAAACTGATGGGGGTATCAAGGGAGAAGACTTTAAGGAGCCGGTAATAGAGGGGAATATAGACATTGGGTTTGTCAAAAGAATTGTTGACTATGAtttgaacaagaagatgAGTGTCTTAGGAGACGAGAGAGAACATTCGATACAGCAACACAGTGAAGGAAGTGGACATACGGAGAAGAACACAGAAGCcatcaatgatgaaataaagAAGGTTTATTTTGAGCTTGCTCAAGATGTTGTAGACAAAAAGGAACGGGATATTTCAAGGACTGTTAATCGGATCGATCGAGAAGTGGCCAAAGTGAAGGATGCATACGAGAAGGGCGAGAGTGTTGTTCCAACGTTATATCCGGCAGTATTCAATCGCTCGTTTAAGGAAATGGAATCTGAAATCCAAAACGAGGAGATGAAACGTAATTATAGACTAAGAATGCTTGAAGAGCAACACCAGGCGAGGAAGGACATAATCAAGAGAAGGTACGAAAACAGTGTAACTGAGAATCGGTCGTCTATAGTTCGATATCTTCGTCAtagaattgaagaacttgatgatgaaattgaaaggaAAACTACAGGTATGGATCTAGAGACGTTCCTTTCGCTTGTAGAATACGGGGAGACAAAACGGAGGGTCTCGCATGTAGTTGATGAACTGCGGAACGAATAGCTGTATAGATACGCAGATACAGATACAAATACAGATACAAAGACATGTAGATATGTTGTATATTCATATAACACCTCACTATATGGTGGAGAAAACGAGAAAAATATACCAATATGCAtaatatacatatatacatTGGAAATAAATATATGTGCGCTGGAATAGGAAATATTCCCTTTGTAGTTCCACATTGCTTACTACAAGTGGGAAGAGTCTTAAAGGTGGTTACTAAGGCTCGTTTATCCAATACAGCCGTGTGATTGACAGCAGAGTATCTACAGAAACGATGGACGACCATATTGCTTTGTTCATGGATATTACGTCGGCTACCGATGCCAATGTTGCGGCCCAGTTTTTAGATATGGCTGGTGGCAACTTAGACACAGCAGTTGGTCTCTATTTTGAACACGGTGCAGGCTCAGTTGCAGgagcagcaacaacagagGCCACATCTAACAACGAAGACGAAGACGGCGATGCGGCACTGGCCAGCAGGCTACAACAAGAGATGTACGAGGAGCCGGTGAGACAACCAATTGAACCAACCTATGATACTCTTGTACCGCAAGATTATGGATACGGTATGGGGACGGGGACGGGAATAGGAATGGGACCTGGTTATGTTCCTCAAGGAGGTATGTTTGGGCGCCAGCAAAGTAGTGTTTTCAACCAAACTGGTAGAGATGTTGTCGTTTTAGATAGCGattctgaagatgaagaaatgtcAGGAATGTCAGCCACACAAAAGAGA carries:
- a CDS encoding uncharacterized protein (PKUD0C01170; Pfam Domains: HMGL-like(5.8e-108)) translates to MSSTHNPYAPNPSDFISNVPRFEIIDSTLREGEQFANAFFTLENKIRIAKALDDFGVDYIEVTSPVASDQAREEVETLCKLGLKNSKILTHIRCHMHDAKVAVETGVDGVNVFIGTSNFLRQHSHGKDMSFITKAAIEVIEFVKSKGLEIRFSTEDSFRSDIVDLLNIYTTVDKIGVNRIGIADTVGGANPRQVYELIRTIKSSVKAEIETHFHNDTGCAIANAYTALEAGAKYIDTCVLGIGERNGIVPLGGFMARMVVSAPDYVKSKYKLTKIRELENLVADIVSVNIPFNNPITGFCAFTHKAGIHAKAILANPSTYEILNPQDFGLTRYIHFANRLTGWNAIKARVEQLNLDLTDDQIKTVTAQIKQMGDIRPLGIEDVDSIIKEFHAKENDTVEVPGAKRQRTD
- a CDS encoding uncharacterized protein (PKUD0C01180; similar to Saccharomyces cerevisiae YBR189W (RPS9B) and YPL081W (RPS9A); ancestral locus Anc_8.554), producing the protein MPRAPRNHSKTYSVPKRPFETARLDAELKLAGEYGLKNKREIYRIGYQLSKLRRAARDLLTRDEKDPKRLFEGNALIRRLVRVGILSEDKMKLDYVLSLKIEDFLERRLQTQVFKLGLAKSVHHARVLITQRHIAVGKQIVSIPSFMVRLDSQKHIDFAPTSPYGGGRPGRNKRKSQASAASGDAEDEE
- a CDS encoding uncharacterized protein (PKUD0C01190; similar to Saccharomyces cerevisiae YBR192W (RIM2); ancestral locus Anc_8.552); protein product: MSKKPGIDKIISLENEIDKASPYLGSDEKSSTQREAYNVKTVKQEIAVKPWVHFVAGGLGGMCGAIFTCPFDVVKTRLQSSVYQELYKSKAIKPSVLTHFKETCNILGNIYRIEGPRALFKGLVPSLVGVIPARSINFFTYGYSKDLLREYYFNGQETSLLHLLSGITAGFVTSTATNPIWLIKTRLQLDRATTKQYKGSIDCIRKVVKNEGFFSLYKGLSASYLGSAESTLQWVLYEQMKAMINYRSQRLEKEGHVRTNLDVSIDWFARSGAAGFAKLIASLLTYPHEVVRTRLRQAPLTENGKAKYTGLIQCFRLVIKEEGLASMYGGLTPHLMRTVPNSMIMFGTWEIFTLLLSKF
- a CDS encoding uncharacterized protein (PKUD0C01200; similar to Saccharomyces cerevisiae YBR191W (RPL21A) and YPL079W (RPL21B); ancestral locus Anc_8.553), which translates into the protein MGKSHGLRSRTRYAFSRDFKKHGAPNMSTYLKTYKVGDIVDIKVNGAIHDGMPFKFYHGKTGIVFNVTKSAVGVIVNKVVGHRYIEKRLNIKIEHVKHSKCRQEFLNRVKENSAKRAAAKESGEKVQLKRQPAGPRSSRVVTGVPTTLAPVAYETYI
- a CDS encoding uncharacterized protein (PKUD0C01210; similar to Saccharomyces cerevisiae YBR193C (MED8); ancestral locus Anc_8.551), which encodes MTSLPPLDHSATPADTLEQIRPRLLQLTQSLTKLEHHLQNPKVDPTTLQNQYNVALQQLSSVTKTINQHQSILETTVVYPNREFNTLSPLLFTLLRKKLTPEVEAWIADAQRQSDSPPNTATSTEAIAEPSLHAFDNFVSDLIDHANESIDHYLFGGYLTKEEVESGINVKDVLPESIEDVKPMDENKILGFIYQGLDSKTV
- a CDS encoding uncharacterized protein (PKUD0C01220; similar to Saccharomyces cerevisiae YPL078C (ATP4); ancestral locus Anc_8.549), which gives rise to MLARSVRSVRPSHIRLATRAFSTPVEPKEKANSIIDALPGNSILSKTGILATSAAASVYAISSELYVVNDETILLATFLGFMGLVAKVVAPMYGEFARDRTAHVTKLLNEARLGHVTAVKDRIDQVSNLKDVVSTTKALFEMSKETAALEAESFELKQRVNVAAEAKSVLESWARYEAQVRQLEQQQLSSTVISKVQSELKDPKFQEKILAQAVADVEKLFAKN
- a CDS encoding uncharacterized protein (PKUD0C01230; similar to Saccharomyces cerevisiae YLR170C (APS1); ancestral locus Anc_1.388), giving the protein MIKYILLLSKQGKVRLVKWYLQVPEQVRQRTIREIGAVVPLRKSKMCNVIEHGDGKVVYRRYASLYFVAGVDADENELSILDFMQRYVESLDALYGNVCELDIVFNSALAYAALDECVIGGHISESGGHEVVSRVRSALRLEEMERDGSGQMKGLKV
- a CDS encoding uncharacterized protein (PKUD0C01240); protein product: MRRMDGKAKKLQRLKSQLYISDNSDLEDLETLEVDQGRHTRKRERIDYNENKRVRREERKSPSHHEDQFREKVRSGREKDRERTRETDGGIKGEDFKEPVIEGNIDIGFVKRIVDYDLNKKMSVLGDEREHSIQQHSEGSGHTEKNTEAINDEIKKVYFELAQDVVDKKERDISRTVNRIDREVAKVKDAYEKGESVVPTLYPAVFNRSFKEMESEIQNEEMKRNYRLRMLEEQHQARKDIIKRRYENSVTENRSSIVRYLRHRIEELDDEIERKTTGMDLETFLSLVEYGETKRRVSHVVDELRNE